A stretch of DNA from Erwinia aphidicola:
TCGACAAGTCTGGCCGCCGGGTGATGGTGATTGTGGTGCCGGAGCACGGCGCAGCGCTGGAGGGTGACCGCATGCAGATGTCCGGCCTGCGCGACATCCCAAGCAGCAGCATTACCCACGTGCCGGTCGGGATTAAGTTTGCCGGGATGAAAGCGCCGCACCAGGCGACGCTAAACGTCAGCACCCCCACCAGCCTGCAGGCGATCTCCGAACTGGTCTCCCGCGTGGTCGACGGCCAGGTGTTCAACGCGCCGAACGTGAATATGGCCGCGCTGAGCGATAACCTGCCGCAGACGCCGGTAGTCTCGGAAAATGATAACGCGGTGGTGGTGATGTATCAGGGCAAGCCGTGGATTAGGTTGAACGGCGGCGACTGGGTGGCGTATCCGCAGTGATCGGCGTGGGGTTTGTCGGGGTGGGTTCAGGGCCGACCGCAAAAGAAGGTCGGCCCCTACCCAGGCAGGTAGCCCTACCCGGGGTGAGACGGTATTCAGTACCGGCGAGGCATATAGCACCAAACGGGATTTGCGTAGGGGTCGGGCATGCCCGACCCGGGGTGAGCACGGAGCTCAGTACGGGCGAGGCATGCCTTCGCCCCCCAGGTTTAGCCTGATGCCACGTCTTTAACTATCGTGCTACCAATAATCAGGCTTATCGGCTGGTTTTTTTCTTGTCGGTACGCGAGGAGGAAATTGATGGGCTATCAGCTCATCAATTTTTACATGCCGCCTTATCCAGTCACTGTGGTTTTTTAGAGAGCCAGGAACTCCACGATCTATACCTTCCCTGTGCGGCAGAATAATACCAACAGTAACCGCTGGGAAATCTTCTCTGATCGCTTTCAGTGCGGGTGTCATATCAGTATCCGCTGAGACAAGGACGATCTGTTCAGTGCATTGTGCGACATTCTTATTTCTCTGGCATGCGAGAAGTCGGTACATGCTTATGGCAATATTTACATCCGTTTCTTTCTCCTCAAGATCCCACACATCTACCTTATCGGTTCGGGATGCCTGAACTCCTTCTATATAGCGTGGAGCTTTACCGCGATTAAGTCTGTGCCTGCCCAGGTTGACTATCACACCCTGCGCTTTCAGGGCACGGATATAAACATCTTGTGCCTCGGCTGACTGCTTCCCCCTGCTTGCAAGAGGGGGCAAAACGGGAGAGGTAAAGTAATTCACCTGCTGGGTTACAGAGGCTGGATTTTGTATCTTGCAGATATGAGCCAGCAGAGCGGGCAAATCTAGCCACTTGTAGGGTGTTCCGGCCAGCATACCGTAGAAGAGGTTGTATCCATCAACAAAAAAGGAGGTGCGCATTTTTTCTTATCCTTAAGAAACGAAAAAACCGGCGCGATGGCCGGTTCCTTCACCCCAACGGCCAGTGAACTTAATCGCTGCGTTCAGGGTTGAGTGGAATTTATTCTACTCAAATATGGACCACAGTCAATGACAGTACATCATCGTCTTCGAAGATCTAACCATGCGGGCGAGGCATGCCGTGGCCCCTACAATAACCAGGTAACCTGAATCGTAGGGGTCGGGCATGCCCGACTCGGGTGAGCACGGGGCTCAGTACGGGCGAGGCAAGCCTTCGCCCCTACGAAAACCCGATCTACCGGTCTTTCAGCGCCAGCCAGGTGAGCAGGTGCAGGCTGGAGGAGTAGTAATCTTCGCTGCTGTTAAGCTGGTCGTTGAGATAGCCGGTATCATCCAGCGTCAAATCACGCACTGCCAGCAGGCCGCCGGCCATATTGTACGGCGCTTTTTCGTTGCTCATCACATCAATCCACGCCGGGGTTTGCAGGCGCTGGAAGCTCATCCAGAAATGCTGGAACGGCACCAGCTGCAGCGACTGCGGATCGTACCAGTGCAGATAGAGCGGAATGCGGATGGCATCGTAGCTGAAGCGCGGCGGCCAGGCGGTGGCCGGAGCCATGCTGCCGTCGGCGTTCAGCGCCACCCAGTCGAGCGGCAGGCCGCTGTCGCCGAAGCGCATCTCGGACAGCAGCTGCTGCCCGTCGCTGATGAGTTTGTTCCACACTTGCAGATGACTGCGCGCGGCAAAATCACGCCACGCCGGGAAGATAAAGTAGGACGGATTGAGGATCACATAGCTGGTCTTGTTAAAGCCCTGCGCCCCAGGCAGCATAATGGTGCGCCCGGCATAGACGATCACATTGCGTTTGATAATCTCTTTTTGCAGGCGGTCGGAGGCCTGTAAGTAGCCGTTATCGCCCCACTTATTGCCCGCCTTCAGCAGCGCCCAGGCGATCAGCACATCGCCATCGGAGGCGTTGTTGCGGTCGCTGACCGGGTCGCTGGCGTCGGGGATGTACTTCCAGTAGAACA
This window harbors:
- a CDS encoding NYN domain-containing protein, with the protein product MRTSFFVDGYNLFYGMLAGTPYKWLDLPALLAHICKIQNPASVTQQVNYFTSPVLPPLASRGKQSAEAQDVYIRALKAQGVIVNLGRHRLNRGKAPRYIEGVQASRTDKVDVWDLEEKETDVNIAISMYRLLACQRNKNVAQCTEQIVLVSADTDMTPALKAIREDFPAVTVGIILPHREGIDRGVPGSLKNHSDWIRRHVKIDELIAHQFPPRVPTRKKPADKPDYW
- a CDS encoding glycosyl hydrolase family 8, with amino-acid sequence MIAIFRASVLLLALALGVSQAGAADGWSTFKTRFMTADGRIQDTGNKNVSHTEGQGFAMLMAVWYNDRSGFDSLWRWTQNNLSNPANGLFYWKYIPDASDPVSDRNNASDGDVLIAWALLKAGNKWGDNGYLQASDRLQKEIIKRNVIVYAGRTIMLPGAQGFNKTSYVILNPSYFIFPAWRDFAARSHLQVWNKLISDGQQLLSEMRFGDSGLPLDWVALNADGSMAPATAWPPRFSYDAIRIPLYLHWYDPQSLQLVPFQHFWMSFQRLQTPAWIDVMSNEKAPYNMAGGLLAVRDLTLDDTGYLNDQLNSSEDYYSSSLHLLTWLALKDR